A stretch of the Azospirillum brasilense genome encodes the following:
- a CDS encoding TetR/AcrR family transcriptional regulator: MSEDKRSAILAAAAHWVAEEGLSARTAKIAKSAGVAEGTIFNYFPTKDDLLNELYVALKASLDAMQAGFRQREDRPGRWEMIWNAYVDWSVGNDAKRRALRQLRVSETITPESRKAALGTMEAMAAALFDGPDRTSPARRVTSPRGVRGACRDDHRTDRQESDRPCALPSEGVRELLASDQRGMTFFAPKMSD, from the coding sequence TTGAGCGAAGATAAGCGATCCGCGATCCTGGCCGCCGCCGCCCACTGGGTGGCGGAGGAGGGGCTGTCGGCCCGCACCGCGAAGATCGCCAAGTCGGCCGGCGTGGCGGAGGGCACCATCTTCAATTATTTCCCCACCAAAGACGACCTGCTCAACGAGTTGTACGTCGCGTTGAAGGCGAGCTTGGACGCGATGCAGGCCGGCTTCCGGCAGCGCGAGGATCGTCCCGGCCGCTGGGAGATGATCTGGAACGCGTACGTCGACTGGAGCGTCGGCAACGACGCCAAGCGCCGGGCGCTCCGCCAGTTGCGCGTGTCCGAGACGATCACGCCCGAAAGCCGAAAGGCGGCGCTTGGCACGATGGAGGCGATGGCGGCCGCCCTGTTCGACGGACCGGACCGGACGTCGCCCGCTCGTCGCGTGACTTCACCGCGCGGTGTTCGAGGCGCTTGCCGAGATGACCATCGAACTGATCGCCAAGAATCCGACCGCCCATGCGCTTTACCGTCGGAAGGGGTTCGAGAGCTTCTGGCGAGCGACCAGCGCGGGATGACATTTTTTGCTCCCAAAATGAGTGATTAA